The window TGGTGttatatgtaaaaagaaaaatcGATATACACCATTTAGATAATTTGAGttccttaaaatttttaaagatgTGGTTAGAAGCAATCTATCTCTCTGAGATGATGTTCTTGATTCATAATTCTACATCATGGAAAATGTGAAGAAAGGTAATACAGGTTCTATTCAACATTTTTAGTGTTATATCTtgaaataaagcatattttttgTATCTAATTAAAGGGTCTCTTCCCAATTTTCACCTACTTTCCAGATTCCTCTGAGTTTTTATAGCTCTTATTAAAGGAAAAAACGGTGTCCAAATTTCTTGGGGATAAGTTTGAAGCACCATAATATACGTTTTAAAATGTGTTaatagtcacagccttgaaaaccctatggagcagttgtattctgccacacggagtctccatgagtcagaattaatttcctggcaactaacaacaacaaaaaccaagggCCCAGATGATGTTAGCCAAAATAAATCTTTAGTGCTTTTAGTATGTACTATTCAATGTCATTCAACAGAGGTCTGAATCCCAGCAATAAAAAGAGCATACAGAAGCAACAAGTGAAGGAGGCTAAATTATCAGAAATCATACTGACAGACCTGAAGAGTTCCAGCAAGCATGGGGCATGAATATGTTACTGGGTAATAGTTGTAGGAAACTAGTTTTCTTATGCACGTAAAATCTTCTGTATTCCAGAACGCCCCCCCttgcaaaacaacaacaacaacaacaagacaattTAAGTAGTAGTAGCAGCACTCTTTTCTAGAGTATGCCAAGGGAGACCTTCAATTTTAGGCAACATATGCACTTAGCGATTGTTGGAAGCTTTACTAACACATCCATTAGATTCAGTTGTATACTTCAACAGGTCTCTGTAAGAGTAAATTTTAAGTTAGGAAAGTCAGCACCAGTAAATTTATCAGCAGACGATATTCTgatgtacagctcagtgacaccAAATAAGAACTCTCAAGGGCAAAAGGCTATGGTCTCCattaaacaaactgtggataatatCTGATGCTTAAGATGATGACCAAGGCGAGTTTCTTCTGAAACATCTCTGAAATGAATAATAAACAATACTATACAGTACCTTTGAGGAATCAGAGTTGATGAATGTCCTgtgggttatttaaaaaaaaaaaactcattgctgtcaggtcaattctgactcatagccaccctatagggtagggtagaacaaccccctaggatttccaaagtaagcctggtggattcaaactgctgatatttttGCTTAACAGCCTtagctctaaccactgcaccaccagggctcctctgtgcgTTATAGTTGTATTCTTCAAAGAACCAACCCTTGTTTTTTAGCTAcataaaatgaaaacatacaatTTCCAAATCATTTTTACCTGATTGAGTCAAGTGTTTTCCATGGATTTAAGTATCAAGAAAGTTAAATAATCTAAGTCCATGATCATTGTTCTTTCTTGAATCCTATCCTTTCATTGTTTCTAAGACACCCCTAAATATTTGACTGAAGCTGCATAGAGAATCATCACAACTGAATATCAGAACCCAAAGTACAGACATACAGATCATGGCCGTACTGACAAACCACCGCAAAGATTTCAAGCCCATAGAGAGGAAAAATCAAGGGAGGGAAGCGTCAAAAGCAAATCTCTAGTTAAAAATTACTCTTCCGATGGGCTCCGCATATGGAAGGGCAGTGGGCACCGCTTCCACTATTTTTACTAAGGTTAATAGCTATAATATGCAGACAAGCAAGTGacaaaaagagggaaaaacatcagagtaaaattaaaaaaaaaaaagaaagtgagggGCTTACACACAAGCCATAAAAAccaataaacccactgctgtagagtcgatttcgactcaaagcgaccctacaggtcccaacagaaccgccctatagtttccaaggagcacctggcggatgtgaactgccgacttcttggttagcagccgtagcacttaaccactacaccacataaaagaaaaaaaaaatttttttttttctttaaatgaacaAACTTTATCAGCAGAAACTGATAACCACAGCAGAGAAAAACATCCCTGGAGAGCTTGCACGTAGCTTTACCGAACCAGCGAAAACATACTCTCGCGAAAACAAGCCCTAGCCCAAGCCCGTGCGAGCAGGCGGAGACGGGAAgtgggggaaggggtggggcAAGGGTGGGGCAAGGGAGGGCGTCGAAAGGATGTGACGTCACAGAGCCGCCTGCCGCTAAGCTGTGAGCAGCATTGTTCATCTGACCGAGAAGGAAAAGGGGAACTCGGAGGCCGTGGAGACCTGCGCGCTGTCTCGAGACAGTGAAGACAGGGCTCGTGAACATGGAAGCCCCTGGGCAAAGCCTGCCGGAGACTCAAACTCCAGCCCAAGACGCCTCAATCGTGAATACTGACACAGGTACGGACAAAGTTCCTGCCTTACCGGGGGGCAAGAGAAAGCATAAAGGGCACTTGCCTCCCGAGTCCGTGAAGATCCTCCGTGACTGGCTTTACGAGCACAGGTTTAAGGCCTACCCTTCGGAGGCGGAGAAGCGAATGCTGTCAGATCAGACCAATTTGTCTTTTCTGCAAGTATCTAACTGGTTCATCAACGCCCGCAGACGAGTTCTCCCAGAAATGCTTCAACAGGATGGGGACAACAACCAGATCACCATGAACCAACAAAAAGGCAAGGCCGCAGGTTCGATTTACATGCAAAGCACTGGTCCGTCTATGCATGCCAAATCAGGGTCCAGCGATCCAGACATGGCACAATGCCTGCCCCCGGGCCCCCTGACAGTAAGCCCAGAGTCAGGAGAGAAGCTTCTGGATCGAGAGTTGCCTCCACGCCGGAAGAGGAAGGCCCagacaaagaaaaaaggcaagattTCCACCAGAGAACGCCTGCCTATGTCTTCTACCGAACCCATGCCGCCAGAGGAGTACAAGGACTTCAGCAGCTTCCAGCTGCTGGTCGATGCAGCCGTGCAAAAGGCTGCCGAATTGGAGctacagaagaagaaagaaaccagtcAGTAATTTCCCATGTCTCTGAAAACCCCACGTAGTCAGTCTGCCGTCTGCTGTTGAAGACCGATTTATGATCACATCACCTAATTTGTAATTTTACCTTTTATAGAGACTTCTTACTTTCTAGTGTTTTATAAGAACCATTGCTAGCTATTGGGACTAAGTTCTGCCCAGATATTTCAGTGTTTCCAGATGGGATATACTAACTCGTCAACGTGATTAACACTGCAGCAAAGATCTCTATTTGTTCTGCTTCTTTCAAGATTTAAACACTTAAGACAATTAGACCAATACACCGGAGACTAAACACTGTGCTGAGACCTCAGAGAAGAATGTTTTGGCCTTTCCAGCCAGGCCTTTTGGTCCTAGAACTGCTGCAGATATCAAGTCACCTCTCTTCCATTCTCTGTAATTTTCCTTGTTTATTAGCTTGAATGATAGAAAAGAAAGTCTCTATAAAATGTGGTTATAACAACACTGACCTCATTCGAATGTTGACATTTTTGTGAAGCTTTCGATTCTGTTTTCCTTTGTAGTTTGTTTATTCACTGTTTTACTAAGCATTTAATATGTGCATGGGGATGAATATGAGATCCAAAGTACAGTGAATTTAACAGCATTTTACTGTAAGGGTGAACTGTTACTTGGGAGACCGGTGAAAAGTCCACAGTAGAGACAAAATTCAAAATGGTAATGTtctggtgttgtttgttggttaGTTAGTTGGTTTTAGAGAATTTTTTTATTAGCTTTAATTCTCTGCATCAGAGGAAAAAAgataacaataaaaaagaaaaactgaccaAAAATTCCCTGAAGGAGAGAGAACCAGaggaaaatgatttaaaaatggacaaaaaaaagtgtatatgaaaagaagaaataatcaaTCCTTAACATTTTATGAGCAAAAAAGAAAGCAGACTCAGGTattgtattgttttatttttacattttgatttatttttttccttttaaagtcCTTGGATTGGTGGAGGTGGGAATGTCAAAAGCAGATGGGAATGTCTAGCAGCTGCCACTTGGAAATTATCTTCTTGTCTTAGACAGCTCTTTGCACTGCCTCAAATACAGGGGGATTTTCAATAAGAACAAAAAGCTATTCCTCCATAAAGCTGTTATTAAGCTTCCCTGATCTTAGGGAGCTAATACTTAAGAGTTTCTGGGTAAAAATTAGACTCTAGCCTCAGTTTCTGCTCTTGCCCTGAAGTGAAATAGATGTTTGTTCTCTACTTCTAGGCCCCATTTTTTATATTGCTATCTAATTATTGGCAATTTCCAATACAAGATACTCTACCATCTTTAAAAATCTTAAGAAATAATAACCACGTGTTATTTATTAACATTTTGTATGAATAACTTCATGTTTCTAGGAAGTAAACAAGGTGTCATTCTCAGACTACccaataaaacccactgctgtcaattccaactcatagtgaccctataggacatagtagaagtgccccataggtttttccaaggagctgctggtggatttgacctgctgaccttttggttagtagctgtagctcttaatcactacgccaccagagcccCATTCCCAAACTGCTGGCCCTGAAATTGGCAAACTAAAAGTAGGAAGGAATTCAGGTTTCTAAGTTATATATATGGGTTTAGGGGATTTGGAAGGGATTTGGTTATATGCTTACTGGGGACAGCACTTAAAGACCCAAGGAAGCACTCATACTAACTCTTCATGGCTCCAGCTTGCATATGGAAGATTTAATGGTCAACCTAGGCACTCCAGGACCCTTCCTACTACCTTGTCTTCTAACTTTTATGCTCGAGAGGTCTTGGGACTCCTCGGGCTTTTCTCTGGCTCGGTTGAAAAAGAACTGTTTTTGCAGCTTTAAGGCTGAAGTCTGAAAAAGGAAGcttcttgtttggtttttaaggagccctggtagcacaatgggtaaggtgattgactgctaacaggTTGATGGTTCGGaaaccaccagcagttccacaggagagAGACGTGACAgcctatatgagtcagaatctactggatagcagtggttttggtttgggagccctggtggcacagtggttaatcactatgagtcagaatgggctcgacagcagtgggttattttttttattttttatgattgaACCTCTTTTAACTGGTCTCTGTATCTGAGTCCAGTTGGATTATTGTGGAGTGATTGCTGTAAAACCTGTTCTTAGAGGAATATGTTGGGATGACAGTGGTATTCCTTTATTTTCCAAAGTGTCATTTGTAATATTGGATTGTACAGTATTATCGTGTTCTGGTTTTCACTGCATTACATAGGTAGAAGGTGTGAGGAACTGTTTTTTGGTATCCACCTtggttttggggggatacaaaaATGGGGGAAAGCAGAGTTTTTCAGTGGAGTTAAGTAAAGTACAGaacttttgttattgttgaaacTCTTGTCAAATAAATGTATTTCTTTATTGCTTTTAATATAAAAGGATGGCTCACTGTGGTTGTCATTTCTCCAGGCTTTAACCACTCTTCAGTTGCAGCTTCTCTGTGCCTATTATCTGGGAGTGACGCTTAGAAGCTTCATTCGGCTGTGCTCTGTGGAGAGAATCGGGATAATTTTCTAAAGAAActacatattttttaaacataaCCAGCAATTCTATACTATTTGAGTTTAAGAACTATGTAAAatctaacaaagaaaaaaatcagtttctAACAAACACCATGatcttagagaaatgcaaaaagtGAAGGTAACAAGACAGCTTGATTAGGCTGTTTTCTTGAGTAACATATATTCCTACTGATGTCAGAGTGAGGGAAGTAGAGAGTGGAAGGAAATAGGATGCATGGGAAGTCCATAGGGTAGTTCTAATAAGGAAAGGAGTAAGGCATTAATTGGTTATGAATGAAGAAGCTCTGTTTGGTgatccttctctctcttttccctgtCTTTGAAGGTGTGGAAGTAAGACTCAGCAATGTGTACTCTAAGAGTCTCATATTAAAATAATCTTTATAAAGGGATGTCACATTGATGTATTTTAAACCTCTGGTATAGGAACACGTTTATAAGCAATTTAGGCATAAGGGAATATCTTCACCCCTGTATTCTTTCATACCTCTCAGGAGCATACCTTGCAAGAGCAAGGATTTTCCTTTAgcttatgtatttattaaatCTAGGATGTCTTGTTCATTTATTATAACCTGCGCTAATACATGTGATACATACAgttgaaagaaaaacaagagcATGGGATTCTCCATATTTTATTCAGTAGAGGCTAAGGCAAACAATATATTCCTTCTATCTACTAATCTCTCCAGCCAGTAAAGGTATGCTTTTTGTGTCATTTTTAAACCATTTCAGTAAGCTTCCTTTAAGCCATTTAAAATACCTATTTTTAGCTGTTGACTATTTTCCAGCTCTTATACTTGACTAATTTTTAGTTTCCACATATATTTTATCTATCATATTTTTAGGACTTAGACACTTGTATTACTGTTCTTTTTGGAAAATgctttttatgtttatatatatttattgtttaAAATCTGCAATAGACTTTTTCACTTCTTAGTTTATCATGCTAAAATAAGGACAATAAGAGTAAGATAAAAACTGATTTGGCCACCAATTTTCATAATACTAGAAAGTGGTTATATCCGTTGGAACAGATAAAAAGTAAATTGATGGCAGATCAAATGATGGGGCCCTTCACATAAGAAGGAATACAGTCATTTTCAGTTATGTGCATAGTTATGGATGAATACTTTGTGTTTCTTGGAATCTCAGTGCTTGGGACACACGGAAAATATAATAAGAAATAATTTTAACAAAATCATAAACCAAAATCAGTTTTGAAAAACCTAAAATGCACTGGCAGGAACTACTAAGGGTGAAATCCAGGATGCCACATAGCCTTTCACAGTCGTTTTTATCACCGCTTCTGTAGGCAGAATGTCCGTGACTCTGACCCAGAGTAGCCCTTCCTACTTTCTGTAAAATGCAGATTTGAAATGTGATAAATGTTTTAGACTACCTCTCACATTTGGAcctgttttgagttaattttcactttaaataatattttagcaATTTATATTTGCCCAATGATATTGCAACATTTGGgtattttaaatttacattttttaattgaaaaagtcAGTAACAATGAGTGACCAATATTTTTCTAACAGATACTCTAAATGTTGTAGCATGTAATTCCTTGTTATACACATATAACAAATGATTACTGTTTATAGAGTAATTATTCAAGTTATATAACAGAGAGGTCTCAAATGTTACAGTCCTGTCCAGATACTAGTAAAGGTCTTGGTTTACTATGTAATATGATGAAAATTttattattcattattattatttatgattATCCTTTTGAAAGTGATAAAGTTCTTAGCTTTTGAGGATATGATATAGCAAAACTTTAATAAGAAAGTGTTGAAATGAGTGCTAATTTTTATAAAAGATACCAAAGAATAAAAACACCCTTGGTGCATgctatggtatatttaatataaaGCACTTATATGAAAATTGTCAACTCTATGACATGATATAAACTTTACACTGTTTAACCAAAAATAAAGGTATTCTCAGTTTTCTGAGTTTTCACCAGTTAACTTCTGCAAAATAGGCTTATGAGAACATTGAATAttaatgggaatgtaaaattaaaatatgttatTAAATCAGAGTAGTATGCACAATTCTCAAGTAACTAAACTGTGAATAAAAATATATGAGGTGATCTTCACTGGTAAACTGTGCTGTCTTAAGATGGGCCAGTGCTCACTTTAGCTGGGCTAATCCAGTATGTTACAAACCCAGATAGACTCCTTAGAAAGCAGTCAGAGAACATCATCTTTCTCTGATTATATTAAAGAAATGTATAATTCGTAATTGACATATCACCTGGGTAAAATAGTGttttagtcgtctagtgctgctataacagaaataccacaagtgggtggccttaacaaatagaaatttatcctTTCACAGTCTCGTAGGTTACgtgtccaaattcaggtgtcagctccaggggaaggctttctctgttggtttgGGAGGACTgttccttctcatcagtcttcccctggtcgaggagcatctcaggcacagggaccccaggcccaaaggacacgctctgctcctgttgctgctttcttggtggtatgaggtccccaactctgcttgcttctgtttccttttggaggtaaaaggtgatgcaggccacatcccagggaaactccctttacattggatctgggaggtgacttgagtaagggtagtgttacaatcccaccctaatcctcttaacaaaattacaatcacaaaatggaggataaccacacaatactgggaatcatggcctaaccaagttgatacgcacattttgggggggatataattcaattatTGACATCCTactctttggcccccaaaaaatcacatccttgcaacatgtaaaaaatattcacctcatcatatcacagcaaaatCTTAACTCtaagtctaaaatccaaaaattcttcatctgtgaaatctagaatacaagttatctgtttccaaaggtacaatggccgGACAGGCACcgagcaagtcagcagaacacattacattagccctcaaagtattgaaaataatcctctgttctcagaCAATTCATAcaatgaccctgccctccagactctaggtattggccacagtctccagattctgagtggaggctccttggctctgagcttcagctctgccttccaggcccactgggacagcaactctgctcctttgGCTTTAGGCATGCCATTCTCCTAGctcatctgagtggcaactccactctTAGAAACCCCTGAgttcatggccataccttttgggACTGATGCAGCTCAGCtttttgtgttccttgtctcgtcagcttctgtttcctggtgtCTTGGCCTCTCGGCTCATCGGGCCTCACACCAGCAtgtgccctgctggggcaagtgttccaaagctcagtaggtCCACTGATGAGTGTCCGGTAgaaccccactccaccaggaagtctCCTGCAcataggcactcagctgtctggctccatgggttggcaagcctagctccactgataagtgtccagaggtaccccactccaccaggaagcctcttgcacacaggcactcagctcttttgGTCTGTGGGTCGGCTCCAGCGCCGTCTcccgctggtctcctggttctgctgctgccgcttctctgctgctgctggttctcggCTGCTAGTGGTCCTTTGCTGATATcactcctctatccattcacactttcaaaaccacttccacattttaggtgtctgttagagcagcaccccactctctcagtaccaaattctgtcttagtcatctagtgctgctatagcataaatactacaagtggatggttttaacaaagagaattttattttcccacagtaaagtaggaaaagaaaatccaaattcagggtgtcagctccaggggaaggctttctttctctgtcagccttctcatcaaccttcccctagactaggagcttctccgcacagtaaccctggttccaaaggacacgctctgctcccagcactgctttggtggtggtatgaggtccccctgtctctgctcacttctctcttttatatcttgggAGAtggcctcaagacacagtccaatcttgtagtttgagtcctgcctcactaacacaactgctgcccatcctccctcattaacatcatagaggcaggatttacaacatacaggaaaatcacacaatactgggaatcatggcccagcccaattgatacacacatttttggggggacataattcaatccatgacaaatagtGAATAAAGATTACTGTTTTAATCATTTCACTTTATTGAAACATTACAATACAACCCTTTTCCTGAAGAATTCTAGAAAAATGAACGTTCTATGGAACACATTCAGCAGTTCATTTCATAAATGGGCCATTTCTCAAAACCATGGTTACGATTCACTAACCAACAGATTTGAAATTGTGTTTGACTTTCCCTACAGAATAAGCCCTCAATGGTATTTCATACACATGGGGAAATTTAGATAAATATTACAACAGAACTAGTTGCAACTTAGTGTTTTAGTTGGTATAGTCTAGTAATCCTCGTTGGTATACAGATTTCCTTGAAAATAGCCAGGATTTCCAAGATATTGGAAAAGGAGTTTCCTGGGAACATAGTTCCATATTTCAAAGTAGTGGATTCTTACTGGTGCTAATTTAGGAATTATGGTTCCTGGGactttttatctatttatttgtttattgtttaaGACAGCCTATATACTGCTCTCTCTATGTAAGCTCAAACATGTGCCCATAGCAGAATAAAAAATAGGCCTTGTAAATATCAGTAGCTGCTCTCCAtctccccccgccccaaaaaaaaaatgtcagggCCTTGTTTAGAGGCCAGGTACCAAGGTCTGCGTGTAGTCATCACTAGACAGGCTGTGTAGCAGCTGCATAAGGCCAGCAGAATCTGTTTCGCCAcactccacattttttttttttaaagtagaaacaAAGAAGACGTGGGGCCAATAATAGTGGAATCCAGAGTGACAAGGTAAAAAGTGAAAGGAGCTGGAATGAGCTAGGGTTTTCTCTCATTTCTGTCTGGGGCAATACAGACCAAGAATTcctcctaaatgctaacaagaaaAATTAGGCTGAGTAGCacatatatacttaaaaaaaaaaaagaaaggatgggCATATAAACCAAGAATATACGCTAGTAAAAGAAAAAGCTATATAAAGTTGTGAGACGAAAAGGGGCATGCTAAAGAGGTTTTGTGGTTGCATCTGTAATAAATGAAGCGGAAAATTGCAGAATCATGAATTGAGGCCATCATAACTTTAAAAGCCAACATGCAGGCCATACAAGAAATTACCCAATTCTCAGGATTGTTACACTTTTTCCTGAATTAAGTGTGAACCAaaactttttttgatatgtcagtCTTTGCTAATGAAAGTCACTCTGAAATATATTTGATCGTTGTTCTATATTAGTGAGTTCAAGATAGTGAGCATGAGATTGTGTATCATATCACAGGGCCCTCAACTGATAAATGATTTTCAAGGCATATTTGTGCAACATACAGATGATATTGGAACTTGGACTGGATCTCTGAATtgcagttttcttatctataaaatgtgaGTAATGATACTCACATTTTGAGGCTGTTACCTGAATCAAAATGTCCAAAtatatgtgagacagagtcttaacattaagttttattttagtgAGGGACTGATCTTTGTTTAAGTAAACACATTATGTAGCTAGAGGCAGTGTTGAGACCCCTGCCATAACCAAGACATGGCCAAACAACAAAGGATGGTCACTAAGTTTACCTGAAACAGAAACTGGCTTGTTTTGTTCCAGTAGTGAGAGAGGGAGGACAGTAAAGAAGACACAGAGGAGAGTTGGATCAAGAATTGAGGGAAACTAGAACCGATTAGGCTTGATAGGCCTATGAGACCCCCTATCTGTGGAGCAATCAAAGGAATTTGTAGAAAGGAAAAGACTATTCTTACATTAGAAGTTATCTGAATTGCTTCAGTGTAGAGTTCTTTGACGTCCTCCTCTTACCCAACCACAACCACCTTAGTAGAGACTACTAAGCTCAGAAATACTGATGTTGTGTTTGAATTGTGTGAGGCTTAcatgcaggtgtgtgtgtgtgtgtgtgtgtgtgtgtgtgtaagataaaaagagaatattCAAGAATTCAAGAAGAGGACAAGTTTTACTTCAAAGTCAATGAAGTATGTTAATAGCATGTTCACTGTGAAAGCAGAAACTGAGATGATAAGGTGCACACGAGGTTTTAAACACTCCCTCTGGTATTTCACAAAAATCTTAGTGAAGAAATTGACTTTTAATAGGCAAAATGATTGTAAGTGTCCAAATATCTGGATTCTAAAGTACCAGTGGACTCTAAAAGCAGCTGTTTTCAACATATATGAATCTCAGGACATAATCTAAAAGTTATTTCTCCTGAATAAATACTATGTGATTTCCAAAGTGTCTAAAAGGTAAAGATCATTATTTCATTTCATCAAGTGACTGGATACAAGAAACCAGAAAATTAATCTAAGGTGTtaactacaaaaaagacaaattataaaCATATTAAGTCAACCATTGTATAGAGTAATTTAGAGACTTCCTGAAGCTTTCCAGGAAAATTTTTATCAAATTTAATTACTTATTCACAAATCTCTTTCTTGGATGAGTCTTGCATATACTTCTGAGTTACTATAATCATACCTAGAGCCAGGCATACTTCATCCTTCCCTGAAATTTCAAAGTTAAAATAATATAAGTGGAAGTAGGAATCATGCAGGTAATGAAGTAGGTGGTCTGTAAATCAACAGCTACTTTGAAGCTAACAAAGCTGAAACTCTTCCTTCCTAATGTCCGTCAGAGCTAATGCTAtcccaatccttttttttttttttttaagtcactaggGATGGTTGTACATAATGATACTTTTGGCATGAAGTGAAAACCTTAGGATTCGTGAGGTACGGTGTTAACAGCAGAGCTTCATTGTTAGATTTAGCTCTTGCGGACATCTAGCCTGGGTGTTTGAATGTGGAACATGTGCCGCATTGAATGCATTACCTGTCACAACAGTTCCCCAGACTAGACAAATTATATCCCTCAGTTGGATAGTGCAAAGGTAGTTCTGTTGCCATACGTTGTGCCAAAGAGCTACCACTGTGACAGGGTACATTATCAATGATGTGTGTCTACGTGATACCCGTTTTCTTCTTCCTCTACAGAAATCCAAAATAAAGTGGAAGCTGCGGTGAGCTCTTTGTCAGAACGAGGAACTCCAACCTACATAAAATTTCCATTCCAAGTTAGAGCAGGATTCTGTTGCAATCATTAGAAAG is drawn from Loxodonta africana isolate mLoxAfr1 chromosome X, mLoxAfr1.hap2, whole genome shotgun sequence and contains these coding sequences:
- the TGIF2LX gene encoding homeobox protein TGIF2LX; this translates as MEAPGQSLPETQTPAQDASIVNTDTGTDKVPALPGGKRKHKGHLPPESVKILRDWLYEHRFKAYPSEAEKRMLSDQTNLSFLQVSNWFINARRRVLPEMLQQDGDNNQITMNQQKGKAAGSIYMQSTGPSMHAKSGSSDPDMAQCLPPGPLTVSPESGEKLLDRELPPRRKRKAQTKKKGKISTRERLPMSSTEPMPPEEYKDFSSFQLLVDAAVQKAAELELQKKKETSQ